DNA from Coffea arabica cultivar ET-39 chromosome 10c, Coffea Arabica ET-39 HiFi, whole genome shotgun sequence:
tggttcattttttCAGGGTTGCTTAGATGTGGCAAGAGTTGTAGGCTAAGATGGATAAATTATCTTAGGCCTGATCTCAAGAGAGGAAACTTcactgaagaagaagatgagatAATCATTAAGCTTCATAATCTTCTTGGAAACAAGTAAATATTCTGTTTCTTGTCTTGTTCTTTTCAAATTTGCTTTTTATAGCACTATATGGATAGAAAtcttgattttatttatttatttttttgggggcTTAGTTTGGCAAGTGGTAGAAACTGCTACCAGTCGTACATGAATTTTGTCAAGTACTAATCTGGCACACCTTCCACCGTCTTGGAATTTGGGACcacataaaaaaattaaaagggaAACCTAAGTGTCCCAGAAATATGAACATTTTACATTTTACCTGCTAGTGTTCACTTCTACAGATATTTGACCTGCCTGTGTTAGGTGGCGGAAGCAGGTACTCATTTTCTTGGGAAACTAAAGTACTAAACCGCTAAACCTACccaagctcttttttttttttttttttccaaagtaCGATAAATTTATTCTATTCTATATTACGGGAAAGGGACGGACCTAAAGAGATTCAGGAGTAATTTGAAGGGGATTGAATCATCACCGAATCAGACGGGTGCACAACACATTCACTTGaatttttttagaaacaaaTGACTTAGATAACATTTTTTTGTGGGATTGTCTCTCACCCCATTCACTTAGGTGGTGGCCACCAGCCTTTGGCCCGGTGGTTTAAACCTACCCAAGCTCATCTCATGTTAGATTTTGCTCCTCATTTAATGCAGTTACCAAACATGTTAAAAACTataaatgaatggtttattaCCAACACAAAAGAAGGGGAGGGGGCGGGGAAATGCAAAAAGGGGGCCATGGCATGGTGGGGGAAAAAATAGCTATTAAAATATATTCGATTCTTATCACACATTCACTCGTGGGCCATGAGAACACAAACAAAATTAGGCTAATTTTATCATGCAAGTTAAAATATAGCTCGAGAGTTTGATTAGATTGTTTGTTCCCTTCTTAGAATCTCTAATAAACTTATCTTGTGGAGCTATATATATTCTCCATGAAAGCAATAATCTAGTGCTTATCAATGGACATTTCATGTAAAGTACGATACCAAAATCATTGACACTACTTGTTgaaatatttttgtatttatctaattttgatggaattttttctttttttcttttttgtttccagATGGTCTCTAATAGCAGGAAGATTGCCCGGACGAACAGACAATGAGATCAAGAATTACTGGAACACACACATTAAACGCAAGCTCATTAGCCGTGGCATTGACCCCCAAACGCACCGCCCTCTTAATGGTGGCACGGCCACCACGACAACTACAGTCACGCCCACGACCACCAATACTGACGCCTCGAAAACAGCCAAAAACATTTGCCTAGACTTCAGAAGTTCAGCATTGCCATTGGATAACAAAAATGGTTTCATGAATGATCATGGAAGCAGCAAGTTTAAGCTGACAACAGATCACTCATCAGCCGAAGATACAAAATGTAGTAGCGGTACAACAGAGGAGAGTCAGGCACCACAGGGACCACTTCTACTGGAAGATCAAGCCACCACCCCATCAGTGATGCTTGATCTTGAGCTATCTATTGGACTTCCACAGCCCAAATCTAGTATTAGCTCCTTTTCAAGTTCTGCTGAATCTAAGGTTTCTCAAGGTTTCTGGGCCGCGGCAGCACCACCACAACAGCTGACACAAGGTGCCGCCGCCGTCGCCGCCGCCGCAACAGCGACGGGAAAGCCAGTTTGTTTGTGCTGGCAACTGGGGTATAAGAGTGGTCAGTTATGTAGAAATTGTGATATGGCATTACAGATATCATTGAAGATCGAAGATAGATTTCAGGGTTAGATAATActaataggtttttttttttgttttttaaattcctgaaacaaattttccttttgggTATTGGTACTAAGTAGTTAGGAGTTAGTACCTTTCTCCAACCGAATGTAATCAGTCCCAGTGGCGACAAATGTAATATTTGCCAAACCCAAATTTaccaagattaaaaaaaaaatccaaaaaagaaaagaaaagaagaaagccaaAATCTCAGGAACAAATTTACTTGCTGGAATAATCTTTGCTTACTTTTTTCCTGTTTTGAAACAAAGTAGGAGCAAGAATTCCATTTTGAAGtgtttttagttgattttttctAACTAGGATGCaaacaaaaaaatcaaagtcaTGCATGACTGTTTGCATAATAATGTGTATCCCGTGTCTTATGTTTGCACACTGAGGCACTTTTTGATTGAAATGGACCTCTCATACCAAGAAATCAAACTCAAAGTGTGGTTTAGGTCAATGGTTGATAAAAGGAAACGTTCAATTTCAAGCCAAATGGGCTCCGTTTggtaagtgagttttttgggtgtttgtctaaaattttactgtagaagtttttaaaaaaatttttgaaatgtgttttttttttaatattttgaagtgtatagtttaaaatttttgagaaatattttgaagttattatagctaaaattttttaaaaacttgtaacaaacaaacttgacaaaaaatttatttgccaAACAAGGCTGTGATTTCGAGTTGGATTTTCATATGTATGGACAACTTCTCAGTTTTTGTCGAAAGGGacacgaaaagaaaaaaaaaaaaagtgtttaaAGCAAGATTAGGATAGAAAATTATGTAGCCGTCCATCATTATTGTGTCACATGCCCATTTTGTGTTGATTCAAATTGGAGTTGTGTTTATCTAATGACGGACCATGTAGCAAAGTCAATGTAATAATTGATTAATTATGTGAAACGGTTATGGGAAATGGACTTGACACACAGCCTAGGGTGTCTGCAATCTGCATATATGGACTATTTAGTTTCGTAATGaaacaatttcaaatttttcgGAATTTAATAATTGattctaaaaattaaatattcaTGTATATTTCTTTGAAGTCATTGACTTTCAAGTACAATTAATCTGATCAGAAGTGGTTGGTCTTCTGTAAAATTCCGTGTGTAAAGAGCACACGGTATCATTTATGGTGTAAATAATCACGTGGCACCAACGAAGCACCATGAAAAATGACTCATTTGATGCTCAAATTCAAAGGAGGAATGGATTGTTGAGCTGGAAATCACCATGCAAATAGTCTCATATTTGTGGTTCTTTGTTTTAACGCGATGGAAGCTATTAATTTAGATAGCAAAAgggtccctttttttttttttttggggtttggGGTTTTGGAATATGTTGACTAGCTCAGTATCATTCTCACACACAGCACACACTAGAGAGCTATGCGTGTGTATTGTATCTTTTTTGCTTTATGAAAAAACATATCGTGACAGCTTTTGACCTAACCAAATCTAATCTCAACCGAATTTCTCGCCACCACCGttcaataaaattccagaaCCAAGGTCCATCAAAAACCGTCGACacgaataaaaagtaaaaagtgTATTGTATTTTTGCAGTTGTTTACTACTTTACTTGTGAAAGAAGTTTGGTCTAGCTTGAGTCAGCatccccatttttttttttttttttttcgatatgATAGCTTCCTGCACTATAAGGAGCCTTATAAAAAAAGACCCAAAGAAATTCTGGGATAATTCGGAGGGATTAAATCACCACCGGACTAGTCAGCATCCCCATTTcgattgcttctttttttttttttttttggtaacatAAGTAATTTTAGCCTCTTAAAATATAATGTTTGCGAAATCAAAATGATGGTtacaaaaactcaaaaaaaaaacttattcaGGAAATATACCAAAAGAAATCTAATTAAAAGCATGCATTTCTATTACTATTTGCTTACCACTATATAGTTGGGTGAAACTAGTTGGGTGAACACCGGATTGTTGTAGGCTTTGCATTGGCAATCTTTGATCTCTATTATTCAAGTTGTCCATGTGAATTGTGCACAAGAATTTAGTTTCTAATCAGTCTATTTAAACCTTCAATACGTAgctataaaaaatggaaattttttAAGAATTTTCCCAACTTAGTTCAGTTATTCGTTATTTCTTCGGATATGCATAACCGGTTTTGAAAGTGATAAGTTTGGAGCAAAAGGTTGGGAAGGAAAATCGGGATTAGGACGTCCACTGAGATCTATGATTGACCCTTGAATTCTTTATCATATAACATGACGCTGATATATCTTCAACCAACTAAAACATAGTAGAAGTCAAATGCTCTCTTACATCCATCACATTTTAGAATACACAATTATAAATTACTTGCTACTTCATGCATTCTTCTAATTTCTGCAAAGTCGAATTGGAAAAATTGTtgatatccttttcttttcttttttgcttgtttggttcttttttttctcttttttttttttttttttgggttggttCGAGCTAGGTGGGGGAGCTTTGGTTTAATTGGATACAGACAGCAACCAGCATTAGATGCGTGCTTTTTCCATTCTGATGGTTGCTTGGAAGATAGAATTCTTTATTTGTGTCCAGTTGACATTTCACATAAATTCTGAACCTTCAATATTGTATATGCGGCCGAAGATGCAGCTAGCTGTAAATGATTAATCTTCAAGAAACTTAGGAAATCTAGTCacaagtttatttatttttaaagtaaaaaagaaatttataaaaaaaaaaagcacatatATATGGAATATAAATACAGATATTTGCCTTGGGAAACAGATAATTTGCAACTTCCGCTCCAAACCCACAATCTAATTACATGGATTTGAGAAATATGTGAATGAATGATTAGCAGCCCTATGGTGTCTAGAGCTTGTATTAGTTCCACAAAGAATGGCGGTTCTTCCTCCACCAATAGGCACTAAACAGCACCAAGTAAACAAATCATACCATGTTATGATTGTTTGAGACTGAAAGACTAGATGCAACGATATGAGCTTAGTCTAGTATATATTTTAGTGGGAACCTTAAATAGGgtaactaaataataataaccagccacaaaaacacacacacacacacactatgACTATATAGTACATATTATTGTGTTGTTTTGGGATGGTTTCTTTGTTTGTTTGTGTACTTTGCGTGTGTGTATGTGTAGAGGGAAAAGCACATAgagaaaaagcaaggaaaagcATGTGACATGTTTGGAGGGTAGGTAACCAAATATGTGATTAAGATAATAATGTGCAAGGGAAAGAGAAAGGAACTATAAAGAAAAACAGTTGGTTTAATTGTTAAATTTGGCTGGTGGCGGTGGTAGCGATGTGGTGGCGGgtcagagaaaagaaaggaaatcatGTGCAACTAACACTGGATTTGTACAGGGGATTGATTCCAATACTAAATGGAGCATAAATTATGAGTTTTAGCCGGCCAAAcgttgccttttctttttcttttttttttttcaagaagaggttgatGCTGAATGTTATACATCTTCGATCGTTTAACATTTCTCCTCCTAAGAAATTAATGCTTTGAAAAAGTTTTATGATTATGCTAATTGCATTAAATACATCTAAATGAATCCAACCTACCATGTTCCTAACAATTATAACGCTACTTTATGTTTATGTGCTTAtttttctattgatttttttactttttaaaaaatattgatACCTGAACTCTCCTTCAACAAGTGCCTAACGAGCAATCGTTAAATGGATTTAATCCAAAAGATAAGGTTTGTTTTGTGAATGTGGAGTTTAAGAGGGTATGATGTATATTTTCAGTACCTTAACATAAATGTGGAATATATTTGAAAATCCAATATGACACATTCCTTGTTCAAAGTTGGTGATTACTCTTAGTTTTCTCAGATGTGCTCCTCTAATATTAGTTTTCAAAtaccttaaaaaaaatattagtttTCAAATAAATGCTTGACAAGTCCTTCACCAAATTAACTACTCAATGTTGTACAAACATGTACTTTCTGGGTTGACAACCTTACAACTAaattaaagtgactaaaagcATATATAGCGTGATGCTTAATATGTGTATTAAATTAAACTTAGTTGTTTTGAGActagaagtggcaaaatggataTATGGATGATAAATGGTTTTAGTTAAATGGATAGTGGATCAAATTGATCCAATCCAATTAAAGCCATTTAATAAATGAATCTAAATGAATGTCATTTAAATGGATAGTGTAAACCATGATCCATCCATTTATCCATTTACTCTCCCAATTAATCCTAAATTTAAGATCCAAatgttttttttccaaaaactaCAAATCTCCAAAGTTCTATCCTTAAATTACCTAAAACCTTTTGGTAATAACAAATGCTTGTACTACTACTCTATTTCAGTTCTTCATAAAATTAGTTTAGTTCCAAGAAAATTTAATTGTTGTGGTCAATTTAACCTTTCATCATTACTTTAAGTATCATTTTGTAAAGTAATGAACAATTAAGAACTTGGCTACATTTTTATaacttttggatgaattgaatACGGCTTTACAGTGAAAAGAAGATTACGTTTCCAATTTTTTGCATTCCTGTTCAAGAGG
Protein-coding regions in this window:
- the LOC113715111 gene encoding transcription repressor MYB6-like, translating into MGRSPCCEKAHTNKGAWTKEEDQRLINYIRVHGEGCWRSLPKAAGLLRCGKSCRLRWINYLRPDLKRGNFTEEEDEIIIKLHNLLGNKWSLIAGRLPGRTDNEIKNYWNTHIKRKLISRGIDPQTHRPLNGGTATTTTTVTPTTTNTDASKTAKNICLDFRSSALPLDNKNGFMNDHGSSKFKLTTDHSSAEDTKCSSGTTEESQAPQGPLLLEDQATTPSVMLDLELSIGLPQPKSSISSFSSSAESKVSQGFWAAAAPPQQLTQGAAAVAAAATATGKPVCLCWQLGYKSGQLCRNCDMALQISLKIEDRFQG